Genomic DNA from Oryza sativa Japonica Group chromosome 5, ASM3414082v1:
CTTCTTCAACCATGATTCCTTTCAATAATGAGCATGAATACACAAAATTATTAGGGGTTGTTGGTCAACATATATCATTGCCAATGGCAATTGTCAAATAATGTGCAGCCATGATAGAGCAAAATTGCTGGTCTTTTACATCTCCATTAGCTGAAAACCTATAATGAAATGCTTTATGGccctcaaaatataacaaaatcACTTATTCATTCTTATGTGTGATGTTTCTGACTGACAAGCGTTCTGGACGAATACGTAAATTGGATTTAAACAGGCCAGGAATAATTTTTTTCTGTGGCTTTACCTGTTTGTGTTCAATTAGGATCAATATTACCTGATCTCCTACATTAGGGCATTTTCAAGTATTTTGGTTATATGTCTACCTTGTAGAGGGGAAGGGAGGATCGGCAGCCAGCTACTAGATTTCAAGTCTTTGACTTGCTACTGGTGTCCGCGAACTTTAGATGTCGATGAAAATCATGTGAAGAGCACTTGTAAAAGAAAgggttaaggctgtgtttgcaaccccttgttcccaacccctcttcctcattttccgcttgcacgcttttcaaactgctaaacggtgtgctttttgcaaaaagtttctataagaaagttgcttaaaaaaatcaaattaatccatttttgaaaaacaattaggtaatacttaattaatcacgcgctaatggaccgctccgttttctgtgcgGAGGGAATAAGTTCCCATCCACCAcatgcgaacacagcctaagggcTCATTTGGTAAATTGCTGCAGTTTGCCACTCTTTCTCTACTTTTAATATTGGAGTAATTGGTGGTGATAGCCGTTCTACATTCTCATCCTTGCTCCGACTTCACATCAACTTACtgatacatatataaaatcttATTTCCTGTtggaaaattagttttttttatgcttTTAGTATAAGGAAAATAAATTTCCGTCTAAACACATATGCGCACTTCTAGTTGTCCCAATAATGTGGCATACCATGATTTTTGTGGCAAGAAAATTGATGCGCAAAATTTGAGAACTTGTATCAATGGCATATTGGACATGGGGTTAAGAAAGTGTGGCATCCCAAGTTTGGCAACAAATTGCCAAACTTATCAAAGTAGAATCCACAAAAAACTCCCTAAATACATCAAGCTAGTATACATACTGAAAAAgttgtatatttgtatgtatCATCAGTTGTTTCATATCCAAAATTTTTTACGTTAATGATATCATTTCTGGAAGGCAATAGTCAAACTTGGGAAAGTTTGAACTTTTGTAGCCGATCAACTCAACGGTTCTGAAGCTACTGTTCCCAGTTGCTGTCTGCCATGCTATTGGTCATGTAACAAGCACCGTGTCCTTTGCTGCTGTAGCTGTCTCATTTGCCCACACCATTAAAGGTACTGCAACAGTATcttgattttatttttgtatttttggcCTTTTGCGTTTCTTCTTTATGCTGAGATTTTTCCTGCAAATAAAATGATTGCAGCTCTTGAACCATTTTTCAATGCGGCTGCTTCACAGTTTATCCTTGGCCAGCAAGTTCCATTGACGCTGTGGTTATCTCTTGCTCCGGTTGTGATAGGTAATCTCATTATGCCTTTTGCTTGTGTTCCTAGCAGTACATCACTTGTATCTTAACATCAATGCAAATAAGGACATATGAAAGTAGGTTTCATGGTTGTCAAGGCCCCTGTGCAGGTGATGCCTCAGCATCCAAGCACTCCAGTAACATTTCCATGATCAGATGCCTTGCCTTATGATGAGGGCAAATGAGAAAGAGCCAAATTGATACTTATAGTCCTTTCTGTTGTGCAGAGTGGACACATGTTCCTAGTAGGTTGGGCCTTGTGCcttctttatttctttcttaTTTCTCTCTAATTCCTATAGCGTAATGACCATTTCTTTCTCCTGAATTCTGGTCATCATGATATTACAATGGCATATCAATAAGTGGTGTGCTACACGATGGCATGCTTAATGAAACCTACCTTATCGTGCGATAAACGCAACTCTGTGTGTGGGctttgtgggggggggggggggggtaggcTGAGCTGCCTTGGTTATTCGGGAGGAGGGAACAGACTAAAGATGAGATTGAAGAACCTTGGAGAAACTACAGTTTGATTATTTCACTGTTTATTGCTTAATTCCACAGATTCCTCCATGACATGCTTAGATAGGaaattaatattaatattcTAGATATTATATAAGATGACCAGGGAACCAGGGATACTCTTTACTATCAGTTGTCTCAGTAACATTCCTCACAGCCTCCATGCATCTTTAATCATTTCAAGCATATTATGTTTTAGGACTTTCTAGTTGTCTCTATAGCATCTCTACTTCTGTGCATTGGTAATCATTTGGAGTATATTCTGTTTTGAAATAATCAGGTGTTTCAATGGCATCTCTCACTGAACTTTCATTCAATTGGACTGGTTTCGTTAATGCCATGATTTCTAATATCTCCTTCACATTACGGAGCGTTTATTCCAAGAAGGCTATGGTTTGCTTGTTACCTCTAATGATCTGCATGCATATTCACTCTTCCTTTTGATACTCccgtttcatttttttactttgttgCTGTTCTTTATCACAGACTGACATGGATAGCACCAACCTGTATGCGTACATCTCAATAATTGCTCTCCTTGTCTGCATCCCTCCTGCAATTATTGTAAGTCTAATTTTATCTTTATGCATGTTTGTTACATATTTAACACTTCAGCTGTTGGTAGCATATAGGTCTATAGATACCTAAAAAGGCATATCGCAACATAGCCGATGTTAAGCATAGCATATTTATCAAGTTCTCACCATCTTGTTGTTTATCACTGTGCTGATGATATTTTGTCGTTGATTTATTGGAGAGGATTTGAAATACAGTAGAAAATTATTCAGTATTCACTATGTAGGAAAACAAGTAAAGGAGTGTAATGACCAGAGTCTACAGTTCGAATCCATGGAGAGAACTAGTAACTAGTAGTTACCAGTTTTTCTGACCTGGCCTGGATTTTGTGCACTGACCATATTGCGTATGTTACAAAAAAGGCAAATTTTGATTATATGAATTTGAAGAAACTACGAAAGAATATCATGCATGTGTTCTACAATTGCCAACCACCAAGGATAGAATTTGATCCATAAACCAGTAAACCACTACATAATTTAGCAATTTTTAGGAGTTCATTGTTGTGAGTAACCATGTTTTGCAATACTCTTGCAAGTAGTTGTgatttatgcatgcatgcaactctTGTGTTTGTTGGTAAATAATATAAGGCATTTTTTCAATTCAGACTAATGTGGGGGCATAAAGAAAGATGGTCACAATGATTGTATTCATTTGACAACAATTCCTGATTTTCCTCCTAAGGTCAAAACTACCTAGTGTATGCAACACCTCCATTTCTCTAATTACCCTAATCATGTGTTCTGACATGGTAAAATCCAATTTTCCCTTTCATGCTCAAACCACTGTTCCTCTATCCCTTTGAAAAACTGCACAACATTTGAAAATTTAGTTCCATCACGAAACATCGCTTCATGTGCTTGCACATGATCTTTTGCAGTAAGCAAGTAACTGcatttacttttaaaattagaaatttaagATATTACCTGCGTGGAATACCAGCCTAGGAGCAGGATTTTACTCAaaattgttgttgtttttctatAACCCTGATAATAACCATTTATTACAGTTTGCGAATACATATTAGAAAAAGTGATTTTAGCAGTTTACTTTTTGCAAAGCTCCTGTTGTTTTCTCATTCCAGATTCCATGTTGCAGCAGAGCACAATgccttcaaagttcaaactggGTCCAAAGCGCAGAGCGGTAGAGAAATAGTCTGAAAATAATCGGAGATCCACTGTAACCTTGCTACTAAAGTAATTTGAACATCATGATTGACTACTAAGAAATGAAAATCACTCTGCTTGTGAGGTTGAGAAAACTTGAAACTGATGTCACAGCTTCCTGTTAATTAGCTGTGGTTGGTGGCCACATTTGGGAGGAAATTGGACAAACCAAATAATATGTTTTGTATTCCTGCCCTGCTAACTAACCTGGCCTGTACCGGCCTCTCCCTGTCCCTCCAGAGGAAATTGGAACGTCTGTTTAGAAATGTGCTCATGCTTATATGCTGTTTGTATAGGTGTATGTATGGTTGACAGGCCTGCAAGTGGCCTAATCCAATTTTGATGTTCGCCTGTACATGTCTTATGCATTTGTCTTTGGTATTAGTCCCTGGACTGATGGTACAATGTACTGGTTGTGAGGATCAAGGGTAGGGATTCCCACTCATCTAGCTATTGGCAGGTCCCTTGCATGATGTGGTACAGGCTCTTGAGGCAAGGCAAGGTTAAACCATAGATGTAGGTACTGCTCATGTGAACTAACCGTACTGTAGGAAGGCATGCTCAGCTACCCGCAGGGCCTTAGCCCATAGTAGTGTGGTTAATAAAATTCTTTTatatgatttcttttttttagagaaggtattttttacccggcctctatatccaatcGGATATATATAACcatttaaattaggaacttagccccTCAAACAAtacaatctgaaattcgctcctatgaagatttgaactcaagaccttggggtactactcaggtcactgcaaccactaggctacatgccctttctcATGATTTCTTAAGTCCGCAAGATACCTTTAAAGTCACCTACGCATTATCATTGACTTTCATGTTGATTCTTTATAACACAAATTTTGCAGATTGAAGGACCTCAACTAGTGCAGCATGGATTCAAAGATGCTATTGCTAAAGTTGGATTAGCAAAGTTGGTTTCTAATCTCCTTGTGGTGGGCTTGTTCTATCACCTTTATAACCAGGTAAATAGCTTAATGTCATAATTTGCCCATAGATCAAGAATATCATGAAACAACATGGTTTATAGATGAAGGTTAAAAACAACTTTAATCACTATTACAAACAACATCCTCAAATAACTTAGTCCACATGTCAAGAATAAAAACAAGCATTTCCCACATCGTAAGTTCGTAACTATCAATATTTTGaaactaaaactttttatagtTGTTCAGATATAGAAATAAATCATAGTATTAGGCAAATATGGATAAATTTTCTGCCATTTTGTGATGATAGTTGGTATTCTCTCTTTTATCCAGGTTGCTACAAACACATTAGAAAGGGTGACCCCTCTAACACATGCTGTTGGCAATGTGTTAAAACGTGTCTTCGTCATTGGCTTCTCAATCATTGCATTCggtacttttaattttaatcttTCATAATGATTGTCGATCAGTATGCATATTCTTGTTCTTGCCATTGGCAAGTGTTGTACTCTTTTTTTGTAGAACTTCATATACATAGTTTTAGTGTGCAAATGATCTGATGTTTTTGTGTAATACTTGGTGAACTTAATGTTGAACAGGCAACAAGATCACCACACAAACAGGAATTGGCACTTGCATTGCCATAGCTGGTGTTGCACTCTATTCTTATATCAAGGCTAAGATTGAAGAAGAGAAAACGGTATGTGTGTATACTATATACATTCTAAATCTCAATATTTGCAATGCACCCTAAcgttacttcttttttttagaggAACCATTGCAACTGAAAGTAACATAAACTACACtagtacacacatttgaagcaacctgaaaatttttgggttttgTTTGGAAATTTTGTAAACTTTTTTCAACATGGCAAGAATCAGAAGATACTTTGGTTGCTAATACAGCCAAGCATGAAAGCACaaaatgtaaaaaaagaaagaccaAGAGTTTCCACTATCATCTTTTGGGGTTTACAAATAAACATCACTTGAAGGGTAAATGAAATTAATATGGATATATGTGCACGTCCTGTTTTGGGGTTTGGAAAAGAACATCATTCAATAGACAATTCGAACGACCTTAGCTTATATCTTGATCTTCTAAGTGAAACTCCATTGCCTGAGTGGTTGAGCATACATGACATGCTAGTCCAGTTTGAGTTTGTGCGCCTAATTGATCTTTGAGCTGGTTCCATCTTGTTCTTGTGATTGATGCAGCAAATGAAGAGCGCATAAGGAGTTGAATCTGTGGATATAGTTGGGTAGCTGCTTTGATCGATCTGTATTGCCTCCGAGAAATAAAATGAGCTGTAAGATTTATAACAATCTAGGTGCCTGCTGTATCTCATCTTGTTTGTTATTGTCGATTTCGCTTTGAACAGCAAAAGCTAccgatgcattttttttttttttgtaaattatAACTGCTAAAAACCCGCAGAAACAAAGCCTCCATCATCCCATTTTCCCCTTCCTTGGCTATTTGGACTTTTGATGATGCTCTTAAGTTTGAGCAGCTATACGTAATTCGTTATTGTCTCTTTCTGGTGAGGGTTTCAAGAGAAATtgacaggttttttttttcgcaaaTGTTGTCATGACGTAAATAGACAATTTCATTTGCTTCAAATTTCCTATCACTGTTGCTCTCAGCCCTGCATTTGGTCTAAAATGTTAGGTACAAGGGTGAGTAGTTGTCCTACAcaaccttttccttttttttcttccaatcctttattactccctccgtattttaacgtatgacgccgttgactttttaaacaacgtttgaccattcgtcttattcaaaaattttatacaaatacaaaaatatttatgccatacttaaagaatatttgatgataaattaagtgacaataaaataaataataattacataacttttttgaataagacgaatggtcaaacgttgatcaaaaagtcaacgacgtcatacattaaaatgcggagggagtatttattacttcctccgtataGAAAAACCCAACCTAGCTAAGGATGTGACATGACAATTCAGTTTCGTTGTATTATGTTGTGTCTTAATGTCTTAACTTTAAttagattggattttttttttgaatggatGGGGTATATCATTATGaaatctctctttttcttctggTTAAGCCACATCATTTTGACATAGTTCAAAGGACACAAGGCAACCTAATCATTAACATAGTTTGCCTGGATTTATTAGCTtacaatttaattttttatttagcATTTCCATGGTTGATCTAAGATAGCTTGCACAAAACCATAAAACGAATCCGCCTTCATACAAAACAAATGTATCTGGGACATTACAAGTGTAGTATTTCGTTGTGTAAATCTCTCGCAACACTTTGGATTCTCATCTATATAATCAGCAACATGACAGGAGCGATAGTACAATTTCATACAAAATAGAATCATGGTTTGTACTTGAACAAGCTACAAAAATCAGAAATTATATATGCTTGGGCTAGTTCGacattttcctttcctttttttctggTGACTGAAGATTTGGTTGGGTGAACTCAGACACGCGTCTCTGTATCCAATTGTTGAGACAAATGTGTTGTCTCCAAGCAATTTTTTTCTTTACCTCTGTTACATCATCAACCAAGATATTTGTCGTAGTCAcccaaacatgaaaaaaaaaaaaaaaggaaacgagGGTTGGATCCAACAagtaataatagatctaattaTTCACATTACTAATATATTAAACCAGTCAGTGTGTCAGACCTTATCTCCTaccaattttaaaaaattatagcaAATCCAAATCATATCCAAGCACAATAATATCCTGAACCAACTTAAAACAATAATATCCTGAACCAACTTAAAATTAAAACTATTGCTCCCGCTCCGTCTGACTGATGaattagaaatagtaaatatgaTCAGTTCTCTAGTCTCAAGATTATCACTTAAAAAATTCTActatagtactctctccgttccctccgtttcaggttataagacgttttgactttgatcgaAGTCAAGCTGCTTCAAGTGTGACTAAGTttgtaaaagaaaataataatattttcaacccaagataaatttattataaaaatatatccaattattgatttaacgaaactaatttggtattataaatattactatatttgtctataaacttagtcaaactttaaattgtttgactttgatcaaagtcaaaacgtcttttaacctgaaacggagggagtataacaaaACTACAATTTTACTAacatatatctctactattataaaaattaaagatatttttgccggtactttgatacgtcatccgtgtttaaGTTAGTTTTCAAGTTCATTCGCTTTTGGAATTTCAGATTTGTATTTGAGTAGATTTTAAATtcatttgcttttgaaaatataagaGTCATATAAGAgatctctttaaaaaactcaTATGCTAATTTAAGATGATTGGACTCCTAATTGTAGCTCATGATCTTGTAAAAGCaatatccaagcaaattcctacaatgaatttcattttagctaaaccatataataataataagattaagatAGCCTTCATCTTCGCAACATACCggtatttttttagtttatatAAAAAGAACGATGGTTATAAGTTGGGTTGCTCAAGGCTTCCAGGTGTTCGACACGTCATATCAATATTCTGTCATCCTCTTGCAGCGTTGTACGTGTAAAAGCACATGTACGGCATATCCGAATTTTGATATTGTCAAATTCAGTCACAAGTCGCTCTCGCGAACACTAGCTAGCGAACTAGCTAGAACACGTACGGACGGTCGATGGCTCAAAAAAGTCAAATCCTTTAGcactgataaaaaaaagaaatataatacTCCGTATCTTTATTTTTCAATATATGAAACCATTccatcatttgtcttattagtTTAAAATTatgtaagtatatatatttgttgtTACGTGTTTTATCACGCCAAAGGTAATTTaaatgacttatttttttatatttatattaaattttgaataTGATGAATAACTAACGATTTCATACATAGAGATTATATATGAAACCACCATTAAATTCTGAACCTGTCGACGATTAGTCATTATATATTGGGAGTGCAGCTTCGTGCTAGAAGTGGCGTAGCCGTAGCCCCGGCAGCCGAACATGCCCATTATTAGATGGAGCGTGTCAGAATTCTCCACTCAAAAGGGGAAAATTAACAAGCTAACCCGTGAGAGTACTTTTCACACCTCACGGAAAGAATCACGGTGACTAACCTTGCAAAAgtcaattttgttttattttattacaAAGGGACTTAGCAAATGATAAGTTAGCTATAGGATTAAAACTGTGGGCTAAGGAAGCCTTTGCCTGATTTTACAAAAGCAGACATGAAATACGCTGAATGATGCGCTGGGAATGCCATCCCATCCTTCGCTCACACATTCGTAGGAAAGTCTGTTCAAAGTTTTAGCAACTACTATCTTcgtttttaatgtatgatgcttgatcatttatcttatttaaattttttatgtaaatataaaaatatttaaatcatccTTAAAGAAACATTCGGTAATAAAtcgataaatcaagtcacaataaaataaataataattacataatttttttaataaagatGAACGGTGAAACGTATCTCAAAAAAGTCCATGGTGTCCTACAAAGTTTAAATCATGGAGTCCAAAGAAACACAAATTAAGCAACATAAAACTAGTGCATTGCACTGCTGTCCTGAAGGCTAGCAAAAGAAGTGGAATATGTTCTTTTTGAAGCAGCAACATGTGCACTCTTCATCCTCAGCACTGGAGCCGTTGCAGTGGCGCCCTCCAGCCAAACTTCAATTTGAATTAATGATCTCATTTTGTAACCTGCCTTAGCAGTCGATCTCCTCGTCGTgactttttcttgtttttcgaCCAAAGTCTTTGCTAAGAAAACTCTTGCAAAAGCCAATAGCGTGCACATCTATACAATCTCAAATTCTCAATTCTACAGGAATTCTGTTATgaatttcatatgaattagttcaGTTCCGTAGGGAGAAAGAGAAAGCCTAAAATGGAACCAGCAATACTATCATGTAATGTAAAATTATACatgaatatatatacacattagATTATCATCAATAGGTAAACATTCTGTACATTATGTCAACTTGTCAAGCTTCATCTCGAACTAAATTAACATGATAATCTGACACAACAAGCAACAGCTAGCTAATCTCCAATGGCAGCATCAGCCagcagctgagctgagctgatcgATCAAACCGGCAGCTCTaaccggccgccggcggcggcggcggcgagctcgtcgacgacgtcggcgcggcAGATCGGGCAAGTCGAGTGCGAGCTCAGCCACGCGTCGATGCACTCCACGTGGAACATGTGCTTGCACGCCGGCAGCCGCCGCACCACCTCGCCGACCTGCACCAGCCCCAGGCATATCACGCACTGCGCCCACCCcgacccggccgccgcgccgccgtcctcgccgccgccgccgttcaccCTCTTGTACTCGAACGCCGGGATCGCCGACAcgatggccgcggcggcgacatcaccgccgccgccgctgctgccggtgCTCCGAGCAGCCTGATGAGCCCCCACGATGAAGACCACGTCgttgggcgccgccgccgccgccgtgccgcccacggcggcgcgccgccgccggaccctGAGGTAGAGGAAGGacagcacgacggcggcggcggtgatgacgACGGCCCAgatgaggccggcgacgaggtagaGGAtgacgaaggagaagaagatgccGAAGGTGAGCAGCACCACCAGCGtgcggtcgccgtcgtcgccgtcgtacGGACTACGGCCGCCCGGCTGCAGGTCATGGTGCACCGCCGGCGAGATCCCGGACAAGAACATGCTAACCCTCTAGGCTCTAGCTCAAAAATTATCAAGTGCATATGCCCAAATTAATGCATGTTCATCTTTGCAATGTAGTAACACCTGTACATGTGGGTGATTAACTTATGTGCTTAATTGCaatgttaattaattacatgcatTATAGGGTAGCTGAAGCAATTAGCAGCATAGTTAATTCACAggataatttatttgtttgtttttgttttgtccAGAAGACAGAGTGATGACCATTTGGCCAATGAGGAGGAGTAAGAGTTGGGGTTGTTAATATTGactttcttcttgttgttggagACATGTACAAGGCAGCACTCAATCCAGACATTAATGCTTGGATTTGATCTTGGTTTAGTATTTAATTGTGGGAGACAAATGCATGATTACACTTGAAGCAGTTCAGTTACATCGTCATTGTCCATTAAGGTTAGCTGAATCTATGTTTAAGTGTATGTTTGTTTGGGTCATGCTTTTATACTTGTCAACCAACTTGCACGGAAGTGATCTACTCGGTGGTTGGTTCTTCACTAAATAATCCCCATAAACTCAGATTAATTCCCATAAACTCAGTGGACCGTGATAGCTTAATCTTCATAATTCGTTGAACTGGAGTAATTGTGAAGCTTAATCCTTTCTAAATTGTTCAACTATGGTGAACGAAAGTTGTATGGTTATATTTTCGCTAGAATGTATTTGaatgatattttatatttgatatactaatttatttataactaaataACAGCCAGGTTTAGGTTGAAGGGTGTAAAGTGAATGTTTTGAAAAGTCAAGGGATTAATAGTCTagcctgaaaaaaaatatagggttGACTTTCATACATAGGTAACAAGTTAAAAGTCTAGGAGAGGGGCCGGGGAGACTCAATCGGTGAATAGTACCCTCTCCGTATTCGTAAAGGAAGTCAGTTATGACAATGTTTAAGTTAAACCTTGGgagataaatcataaataactctcaagttgttgagtttgaaaacgtaaaaattatatgaatagatttgtcttgaaaaatacttttataaaatcatacacatatcactttttaataaatatttttatagaaacaagaagttaaagttgtgttttgaagaCCATGTCACTGTCCAAAACGGCTTCCTTTACAAGTACGGAAAGAGTATctaggttaaaaaaaatattagggtAGATTTTCAGACTTCTATATAAGTAAAAAGCTAAAAGGTctaggggaggggagaggggagagtcAATGGGTGAATAGTATCTAGTTTGAAAGAAATAGTTAGGGCTGATTTTCAGACTTCCATAAGAAAATAAGTGTGGTGGTAGACTATTTCCTGTCCTTAgtgatttattatatttttagcaCATTTTATTTTAACCATAAAGACTTTATCTTTGAAGCAATCAATACATTTGAATTTCGCTAAAGTGAAGGGCATTCTAATCGCTTTGTATTTGTATTGGTATAAATGAGATTGGTTAAAATGTATTtactccgttttaaaatataacaaattagGATAGGATaaaacatattataatattGCATTTTTGGCATAGAGAGAGTAGCGTCTTTCAGGCAATATGAGAATTATATTGTGGTATGTTTTGGTGAATGAGTGCCAATTAATGCAAATGTTCAAGAACCAATTTTGCCTCTTTTTCTTGTGATCATCACCGcttaatatactccctccttttcaatttACTTCTTGTTATAGTAAATCTCCTAAGATACCCTTATTAATTATAATTTAATCATCTTTTTAAAGCAAGCATTAAAAATTCCTTTCAAAGTACTACTATAGTTGCATTGATAAAGGGTACAAATTAAGAGAAAGACGCAAGTGCTTTCTAACGTGAGAATGATAAGTATCTTGacacaaattttaaaagttagaataatttaaaatggagggagtacgctGTTTTCTGTCATTTGCACTTGGCAATGCTTGGAAGGATATCGCTAGCTTCAGAGTTCAGTTCATTACCTAACGACAATCAGTGCATCGAACAGGTCCGATAGATGAAGATATGTGCAA
This window encodes:
- the LOC9270242 gene encoding E3 ubiquitin-protein ligase EL5-like, translating into MFLSGISPAVHHDLQPGGRSPYDGDDGDRTLVVLLTFGIFFSFVILYLVAGLIWAVVITAAAVVLSFLYLRVRRRRAAVGGTAAAAAPNDVVFIVGAHQAARSTGSSGGGGDVAAAAIVSAIPAFEYKRVNGGGGEDGGAAAGSGWAQCVICLGLVQVGEVVRRLPACKHMFHVECIDAWLSSHSTCPICRADVVDELAAAAAGGRLELPV
- the LOC4338191 gene encoding triose phosphate/phosphate translocator TPT, chloroplastic-like, with the translated sequence MAAARALLPVGGAAAVAVPRRLRSGEASSTSLSGPVSDGARLVRRMQLRPAPLLGSSTCALPSLRGKRLIRTPAASSSSSSLDSTGEAKPVGFAERYPALVTGFFFFMWYFLNVIFNILNKKIFDYFPYPYFVSVSHLLVGVLYCLVGWSFGLPKRAPINSTVLKLLFPVAVCHAIGHVTSTVSFAAVAVSFAHTIKALEPFFNAAASQFILGQQVPLTLWLSLAPVVIGVSMASLTELSFNWTGFVNAMISNISFTLRSVYSKKAMTDMDSTNLYAYISIIALLVCIPPAIIIEGPQLVQHGFKDAIAKVGLAKLVSNLLVVGLFYHLYNQVATNTLERVTPLTHAVGNVLKRVFVIGFSIIAFGNKITTQTGIGTCIAIAGVALYSYIKAKIEEEKTQMKSA